A genomic stretch from Canis lupus baileyi chromosome 3, mCanLup2.hap1, whole genome shotgun sequence includes:
- the LDHD gene encoding probable D-lactate dehydrogenase, mitochondrial isoform X4 — MASLLRAAATLGLFPRRGYCSRGAQGELSKGFVEALKAVVGSSHVSTAAAHREQHGHDESMHRCQPPDVVVWPQNVEQVSRLAALCYSQGLPIIPFGTGTGLEGGVCAVQGGVCINLTHMDRILKLNPEDFSVVVEPGVTRKALNTYLRDSGLWFPVDPGADASLCGMVATGASGTNAVRYGTMRDNVLNLEVVLPGGRLLHTAGLGRHFRKSAAGYNLTGLFVGSEGTLGLITAATLRLHPVPEATVAATCAFPSVQAAVDTTVHILQAAVPVARIEFLDEVMMDACNRHSQLNCPVAPTLFLEFHGSEQALAEQIQRAEEIAGHNGASLFSWAKEAEERRRLWAARHSAWYAALALRPGCKGYSTDVCVPISRLPEILVQTKEDLKASGLTGTIVGHVGDGNFHCILLVDPEDTEEVRRVMAFGEQLGRRALALHGTCTGEHGIGLGKQQLLQEEVGAVGMETMRQLKAMLDPQGLMNPGKVL; from the exons ATGGCCAGTCTGCTCCGGGCTGCTGCAACTTTGGGGCTGTTCCCCCGGAGGGGCTACTGCTCCAGGGGGGCGCAG GGTGAGCTCAGCAAAGGCTTTGTGGAGGCTCTGAAGGCAGTTGTGGGGAGCTCTCACGTGTCCACGGCTGCCGCCCACCGAGAGCAGCACGGACACGATGAGTCCATGCACAG GTGCCAACCTCCAGACGTTGTGGTGTGGCCCCAGAATGTGGAACAGGTCAGCCGGCTGGCAGCCCTGTGCTACAGCCAAGGATTGCCCATCATCCCATTTGGCACTGGCACGGGGCTTGAAGGTGGCGTCTGTGCAGTGCAG GGTGGTGTCTGCATCAACCTGACCCATATGGACCGAATCCTGAAGCTGAATCCAGAAGATTTCTCTGTGGTGGTGGAGCCAGGCGTCACCCGCAAAGCTCTCAACACCTACCTGCGGGACAGTGGCCTCTGGTTTCCTGTGG ACCCAGGCGCagatgcctctctctgtggcatGGTGGCCACCGGGGCCTCGGGCACCAATGCTGTGCGCTATGGCACAATGCGTGACAACGTGCTGAATCTGGAGGTGGTGCTGCCTGGCGGCCGGCTGCTTCACACCGCAGGCCTAGGCCGTCACTTCCG GAAGAGCGCTGCTGGCTACAACCTCACGGGGCTCTTTGTGGGTTCTGAGGGGACACTAGGACTCATCACAGCTGCCACCCTGCGCCTGCACCCTGTCCCTGAGGCCACGGTGGCCGCCACCTGTGCGTTTCCCAGTGTCCAGGCAGCTGTAGACACCACCGTTCACATCCTTCAAGCTGCAGTGCCCGTGGCCCGCATCG AGTTTCTGGATGAGGTCATGATGGATGCCTGCAACAGGCACAGCCAGCTGAACTGCCCCGTGGCGCCCACCCTCTTCCTCGAGTTCCACGGTTCCGAGCAGGCGCTGGCCGAGCAGATACAGCGGGCAG AGGAGATTGCCGGGCACAACGgagcctccctcttctcctgggcCAAGGAGGCTGAGGAGCGCCGCCGCCTGTGGGCCGCACGGCACAGCGCCTGGTACGCGGCCCTGGCCCTGCGGCCCGGCTGCAAG GGCTATTCCACCGACGTGTGTGTGCCCATCTCCCGGCTGCCGGAGATCCTGGTGCAAACCAAGGAGGACCTGAAGGCCTCGGGACTCACAG GAACCATCGTTGGACACGTGGGCGACGGCAATTTCCACTGCATCCTGCTGGTGGACCCAGAGGACACCGAGGAGGTCCGCAGGGTCATGGCCTTTGGAGAACAGCTGGGCAG GCGGGCACTGGCACTCCATGGCACGTGCACCGGGGAACATGGCATTGGGCTGGGCAAGCAGCAGCTACTCCAGGAGGAGGTGGGTGCTGTGGGCATGGAGACCATGCGGCAGCTGAAGGCCATGCTGGATCCCCAAGGCCTCATGAACCCAGGCAAGGTGCTGTGA
- the LDHD gene encoding probable D-lactate dehydrogenase, mitochondrial isoform X5, with translation MASLLRAAATLGLFPRRGYCSRGAQLSVPWCPWDSVGGNAEGELSKGFVEALKAVVGSSHVSTAAAHREQHGHDESMHRCQPPDVVVWPQNVEQVSRLAALCYSQGLPIIPFGTGTGLEGGVCAVQGGVCINLTHMDRILKLNPEDFSVVVEPGVTRKALNTYLRDSGLWFPVDPGADASLCGMVATGASGTNAVRYGTMRDNVLNLEVVLPGGRLLHTAGLGRHFRKSAAGYNLTGLFVGSEGTLGLITAATLRLHPVPEATVAATCAFPSVQAAVDTTVHILQAAVPVARIEEIAGHNGASLFSWAKEAEERRRLWAARHSAWYAALALRPGCKGYSTDVCVPISRLPEILVQTKEDLKASGLTGTIVGHVGDGNFHCILLVDPEDTEEVRRVMAFGEQLGRRALALHGTCTGEHGIGLGKQQLLQEEVGAVGMETMRQLKAMLDPQGLMNPGKVL, from the exons ATGGCCAGTCTGCTCCGGGCTGCTGCAACTTTGGGGCTGTTCCCCCGGAGGGGCTACTGCTCCAGGGGGGCGCAG CTCAGTGTTCCCTGGTGTCCCTGGGACAGTGTTGGAGGAAATGCAGAG GGTGAGCTCAGCAAAGGCTTTGTGGAGGCTCTGAAGGCAGTTGTGGGGAGCTCTCACGTGTCCACGGCTGCCGCCCACCGAGAGCAGCACGGACACGATGAGTCCATGCACAG GTGCCAACCTCCAGACGTTGTGGTGTGGCCCCAGAATGTGGAACAGGTCAGCCGGCTGGCAGCCCTGTGCTACAGCCAAGGATTGCCCATCATCCCATTTGGCACTGGCACGGGGCTTGAAGGTGGCGTCTGTGCAGTGCAG GGTGGTGTCTGCATCAACCTGACCCATATGGACCGAATCCTGAAGCTGAATCCAGAAGATTTCTCTGTGGTGGTGGAGCCAGGCGTCACCCGCAAAGCTCTCAACACCTACCTGCGGGACAGTGGCCTCTGGTTTCCTGTGG ACCCAGGCGCagatgcctctctctgtggcatGGTGGCCACCGGGGCCTCGGGCACCAATGCTGTGCGCTATGGCACAATGCGTGACAACGTGCTGAATCTGGAGGTGGTGCTGCCTGGCGGCCGGCTGCTTCACACCGCAGGCCTAGGCCGTCACTTCCG GAAGAGCGCTGCTGGCTACAACCTCACGGGGCTCTTTGTGGGTTCTGAGGGGACACTAGGACTCATCACAGCTGCCACCCTGCGCCTGCACCCTGTCCCTGAGGCCACGGTGGCCGCCACCTGTGCGTTTCCCAGTGTCCAGGCAGCTGTAGACACCACCGTTCACATCCTTCAAGCTGCAGTGCCCGTGGCCCGCATCG AGGAGATTGCCGGGCACAACGgagcctccctcttctcctgggcCAAGGAGGCTGAGGAGCGCCGCCGCCTGTGGGCCGCACGGCACAGCGCCTGGTACGCGGCCCTGGCCCTGCGGCCCGGCTGCAAG GGCTATTCCACCGACGTGTGTGTGCCCATCTCCCGGCTGCCGGAGATCCTGGTGCAAACCAAGGAGGACCTGAAGGCCTCGGGACTCACAG GAACCATCGTTGGACACGTGGGCGACGGCAATTTCCACTGCATCCTGCTGGTGGACCCAGAGGACACCGAGGAGGTCCGCAGGGTCATGGCCTTTGGAGAACAGCTGGGCAG GCGGGCACTGGCACTCCATGGCACGTGCACCGGGGAACATGGCATTGGGCTGGGCAAGCAGCAGCTACTCCAGGAGGAGGTGGGTGCTGTGGGCATGGAGACCATGCGGCAGCTGAAGGCCATGCTGGATCCCCAAGGCCTCATGAACCCAGGCAAGGTGCTGTGA
- the LDHD gene encoding probable D-lactate dehydrogenase, mitochondrial isoform X3, producing the protein MASLLRAAATLGLFPRRGYCSRGAQLSVPWCPWDSVGGNAEGELSKGFVEALKAVVGSSHVSTAAAHREQHGHDESMHRCQPPDVVVWPQNVEQVSRLAALCYSQGLPIIPFGTGTGLEGGVCAVQGGVCINLTHMDRILKLNPEDFSVVVEPGVTRKALNTYLRDSGLWFPVDPGADASLCGMVATGASGTNAVRYGTMRDNVLNLEVVLPGGRLLHTAGLGRHFRKSAAGYNLTGLFVGSEGTLGLITAATLRLHPVPEATVAATCAFPSVQAAVDTTVHILQAAVPVARIGELGAGQSRHSQLNCPVAPTLFLEFHGSEQALAEQIQRAEEIAGHNGASLFSWAKEAEERRRLWAARHSAWYAALALRPGCKGYSTDVCVPISRLPEILVQTKEDLKASGLTGTIVGHVGDGNFHCILLVDPEDTEEVRRVMAFGEQLGRRALALHGTCTGEHGIGLGKQQLLQEEVGAVGMETMRQLKAMLDPQGLMNPGKVL; encoded by the exons ATGGCCAGTCTGCTCCGGGCTGCTGCAACTTTGGGGCTGTTCCCCCGGAGGGGCTACTGCTCCAGGGGGGCGCAG CTCAGTGTTCCCTGGTGTCCCTGGGACAGTGTTGGAGGAAATGCAGAG GGTGAGCTCAGCAAAGGCTTTGTGGAGGCTCTGAAGGCAGTTGTGGGGAGCTCTCACGTGTCCACGGCTGCCGCCCACCGAGAGCAGCACGGACACGATGAGTCCATGCACAG GTGCCAACCTCCAGACGTTGTGGTGTGGCCCCAGAATGTGGAACAGGTCAGCCGGCTGGCAGCCCTGTGCTACAGCCAAGGATTGCCCATCATCCCATTTGGCACTGGCACGGGGCTTGAAGGTGGCGTCTGTGCAGTGCAG GGTGGTGTCTGCATCAACCTGACCCATATGGACCGAATCCTGAAGCTGAATCCAGAAGATTTCTCTGTGGTGGTGGAGCCAGGCGTCACCCGCAAAGCTCTCAACACCTACCTGCGGGACAGTGGCCTCTGGTTTCCTGTGG ACCCAGGCGCagatgcctctctctgtggcatGGTGGCCACCGGGGCCTCGGGCACCAATGCTGTGCGCTATGGCACAATGCGTGACAACGTGCTGAATCTGGAGGTGGTGCTGCCTGGCGGCCGGCTGCTTCACACCGCAGGCCTAGGCCGTCACTTCCG GAAGAGCGCTGCTGGCTACAACCTCACGGGGCTCTTTGTGGGTTCTGAGGGGACACTAGGACTCATCACAGCTGCCACCCTGCGCCTGCACCCTGTCCCTGAGGCCACGGTGGCCGCCACCTGTGCGTTTCCCAGTGTCCAGGCAGCTGTAGACACCACCGTTCACATCCTTCAAGCTGCAGTGCCCGTGGCCCGCATCGGtgagctgggggctgggcagtCTAG GCACAGCCAGCTGAACTGCCCCGTGGCGCCCACCCTCTTCCTCGAGTTCCACGGTTCCGAGCAGGCGCTGGCCGAGCAGATACAGCGGGCAG AGGAGATTGCCGGGCACAACGgagcctccctcttctcctgggcCAAGGAGGCTGAGGAGCGCCGCCGCCTGTGGGCCGCACGGCACAGCGCCTGGTACGCGGCCCTGGCCCTGCGGCCCGGCTGCAAG GGCTATTCCACCGACGTGTGTGTGCCCATCTCCCGGCTGCCGGAGATCCTGGTGCAAACCAAGGAGGACCTGAAGGCCTCGGGACTCACAG GAACCATCGTTGGACACGTGGGCGACGGCAATTTCCACTGCATCCTGCTGGTGGACCCAGAGGACACCGAGGAGGTCCGCAGGGTCATGGCCTTTGGAGAACAGCTGGGCAG GCGGGCACTGGCACTCCATGGCACGTGCACCGGGGAACATGGCATTGGGCTGGGCAAGCAGCAGCTACTCCAGGAGGAGGTGGGTGCTGTGGGCATGGAGACCATGCGGCAGCTGAAGGCCATGCTGGATCCCCAAGGCCTCATGAACCCAGGCAAGGTGCTGTGA
- the LDHD gene encoding probable D-lactate dehydrogenase, mitochondrial isoform X1 — MASLLRAAATLGLFPRRGYCSRGAQLSVPWCPWDSVGGNAEGELSKGFVEALKAVVGSSHVSTAAAHREQHGHDESMHRCQPPDVVVWPQNVEQVSRLAALCYSQGLPIIPFGTGTGLEGGVCAVQGGVCINLTHMDRILKLNPEDFSVVVEPGVTRKALNTYLRDSGLWFPVDPGADASLCGMVATGASGTNAVRYGTMRDNVLNLEVVLPGGRLLHTAGLGRHFRKSAAGYNLTGLFVGSEGTLGLITAATLRLHPVPEATVAATCAFPSVQAAVDTTVHILQAAVPVARIEFLDEVMMDACNRHSQLNCPVAPTLFLEFHGSEQALAEQIQRAEEIAGHNGASLFSWAKEAEERRRLWAARHSAWYAALALRPGCKGYSTDVCVPISRLPEILVQTKEDLKASGLTGTIVGHVGDGNFHCILLVDPEDTEEVRRVMAFGEQLGRRALALHGTCTGEHGIGLGKQQLLQEEVGAVGMETMRQLKAMLDPQGLMNPGKVL; from the exons ATGGCCAGTCTGCTCCGGGCTGCTGCAACTTTGGGGCTGTTCCCCCGGAGGGGCTACTGCTCCAGGGGGGCGCAG CTCAGTGTTCCCTGGTGTCCCTGGGACAGTGTTGGAGGAAATGCAGAG GGTGAGCTCAGCAAAGGCTTTGTGGAGGCTCTGAAGGCAGTTGTGGGGAGCTCTCACGTGTCCACGGCTGCCGCCCACCGAGAGCAGCACGGACACGATGAGTCCATGCACAG GTGCCAACCTCCAGACGTTGTGGTGTGGCCCCAGAATGTGGAACAGGTCAGCCGGCTGGCAGCCCTGTGCTACAGCCAAGGATTGCCCATCATCCCATTTGGCACTGGCACGGGGCTTGAAGGTGGCGTCTGTGCAGTGCAG GGTGGTGTCTGCATCAACCTGACCCATATGGACCGAATCCTGAAGCTGAATCCAGAAGATTTCTCTGTGGTGGTGGAGCCAGGCGTCACCCGCAAAGCTCTCAACACCTACCTGCGGGACAGTGGCCTCTGGTTTCCTGTGG ACCCAGGCGCagatgcctctctctgtggcatGGTGGCCACCGGGGCCTCGGGCACCAATGCTGTGCGCTATGGCACAATGCGTGACAACGTGCTGAATCTGGAGGTGGTGCTGCCTGGCGGCCGGCTGCTTCACACCGCAGGCCTAGGCCGTCACTTCCG GAAGAGCGCTGCTGGCTACAACCTCACGGGGCTCTTTGTGGGTTCTGAGGGGACACTAGGACTCATCACAGCTGCCACCCTGCGCCTGCACCCTGTCCCTGAGGCCACGGTGGCCGCCACCTGTGCGTTTCCCAGTGTCCAGGCAGCTGTAGACACCACCGTTCACATCCTTCAAGCTGCAGTGCCCGTGGCCCGCATCG AGTTTCTGGATGAGGTCATGATGGATGCCTGCAACAGGCACAGCCAGCTGAACTGCCCCGTGGCGCCCACCCTCTTCCTCGAGTTCCACGGTTCCGAGCAGGCGCTGGCCGAGCAGATACAGCGGGCAG AGGAGATTGCCGGGCACAACGgagcctccctcttctcctgggcCAAGGAGGCTGAGGAGCGCCGCCGCCTGTGGGCCGCACGGCACAGCGCCTGGTACGCGGCCCTGGCCCTGCGGCCCGGCTGCAAG GGCTATTCCACCGACGTGTGTGTGCCCATCTCCCGGCTGCCGGAGATCCTGGTGCAAACCAAGGAGGACCTGAAGGCCTCGGGACTCACAG GAACCATCGTTGGACACGTGGGCGACGGCAATTTCCACTGCATCCTGCTGGTGGACCCAGAGGACACCGAGGAGGTCCGCAGGGTCATGGCCTTTGGAGAACAGCTGGGCAG GCGGGCACTGGCACTCCATGGCACGTGCACCGGGGAACATGGCATTGGGCTGGGCAAGCAGCAGCTACTCCAGGAGGAGGTGGGTGCTGTGGGCATGGAGACCATGCGGCAGCTGAAGGCCATGCTGGATCCCCAAGGCCTCATGAACCCAGGCAAGGTGCTGTGA
- the LDHD gene encoding probable D-lactate dehydrogenase, mitochondrial isoform X7, translating into MASLLRAAATLGLFPRRGYCSRGAQGELSKGFVEALKAVVGSSHVSTAAAHREQHGHDESMHRCQPPDVVVWPQNVEQVSRLAALCYSQGLPIIPFGTGTGLEGGVCAVQGGVCINLTHMDRILKLNPEDFSVVVEPGVTRKALNTYLRDSGLWFPVDPGADASLCGMVATGASGTNAVRYGTMRDNVLNLEVVLPGGRLLHTAGLGRHFRKSAAGYNLTGLFVGSEGTLGLITAATLRLHPVPEATVAATCAFPSVQAAVDTTVHILQAAVPVARIEEIAGHNGASLFSWAKEAEERRRLWAARHSAWYAALALRPGCKGYSTDVCVPISRLPEILVQTKEDLKASGLTGTIVGHVGDGNFHCILLVDPEDTEEVRRVMAFGEQLGRRALALHGTCTGEHGIGLGKQQLLQEEVGAVGMETMRQLKAMLDPQGLMNPGKVL; encoded by the exons ATGGCCAGTCTGCTCCGGGCTGCTGCAACTTTGGGGCTGTTCCCCCGGAGGGGCTACTGCTCCAGGGGGGCGCAG GGTGAGCTCAGCAAAGGCTTTGTGGAGGCTCTGAAGGCAGTTGTGGGGAGCTCTCACGTGTCCACGGCTGCCGCCCACCGAGAGCAGCACGGACACGATGAGTCCATGCACAG GTGCCAACCTCCAGACGTTGTGGTGTGGCCCCAGAATGTGGAACAGGTCAGCCGGCTGGCAGCCCTGTGCTACAGCCAAGGATTGCCCATCATCCCATTTGGCACTGGCACGGGGCTTGAAGGTGGCGTCTGTGCAGTGCAG GGTGGTGTCTGCATCAACCTGACCCATATGGACCGAATCCTGAAGCTGAATCCAGAAGATTTCTCTGTGGTGGTGGAGCCAGGCGTCACCCGCAAAGCTCTCAACACCTACCTGCGGGACAGTGGCCTCTGGTTTCCTGTGG ACCCAGGCGCagatgcctctctctgtggcatGGTGGCCACCGGGGCCTCGGGCACCAATGCTGTGCGCTATGGCACAATGCGTGACAACGTGCTGAATCTGGAGGTGGTGCTGCCTGGCGGCCGGCTGCTTCACACCGCAGGCCTAGGCCGTCACTTCCG GAAGAGCGCTGCTGGCTACAACCTCACGGGGCTCTTTGTGGGTTCTGAGGGGACACTAGGACTCATCACAGCTGCCACCCTGCGCCTGCACCCTGTCCCTGAGGCCACGGTGGCCGCCACCTGTGCGTTTCCCAGTGTCCAGGCAGCTGTAGACACCACCGTTCACATCCTTCAAGCTGCAGTGCCCGTGGCCCGCATCG AGGAGATTGCCGGGCACAACGgagcctccctcttctcctgggcCAAGGAGGCTGAGGAGCGCCGCCGCCTGTGGGCCGCACGGCACAGCGCCTGGTACGCGGCCCTGGCCCTGCGGCCCGGCTGCAAG GGCTATTCCACCGACGTGTGTGTGCCCATCTCCCGGCTGCCGGAGATCCTGGTGCAAACCAAGGAGGACCTGAAGGCCTCGGGACTCACAG GAACCATCGTTGGACACGTGGGCGACGGCAATTTCCACTGCATCCTGCTGGTGGACCCAGAGGACACCGAGGAGGTCCGCAGGGTCATGGCCTTTGGAGAACAGCTGGGCAG GCGGGCACTGGCACTCCATGGCACGTGCACCGGGGAACATGGCATTGGGCTGGGCAAGCAGCAGCTACTCCAGGAGGAGGTGGGTGCTGTGGGCATGGAGACCATGCGGCAGCTGAAGGCCATGCTGGATCCCCAAGGCCTCATGAACCCAGGCAAGGTGCTGTGA